TCTGCACCTGGAGCTGGGGTAAAATTTTAATCTTCTATAAGATTATCTTTACATATTGTTCGGTCATAGTCAAGTGCTATGCACTAATGGCAGAAACTGTATGTTGGACAATTTGATCACTTTAACGTGTCTTACCCTTAGATCTTCTGCATTTCCTTGAGAAATTGGAAGGTGATTGGTGCCTAAAGAAATTATTTACTGGTTATGTCTACATGTTTTTCTGTAAAATTGCTTTTATTCTGAGGCATGCACGTCATCTCAGACTGTCTTTATGGGTCTCATTGAAATGCTGCAGTAACATGTTGCCGTCTATTTCAAATTGGATGAGTGTAATTGCCTACTCAAGGTTGTTTTTCTATATTGTAGTTTGAATATGCTATATCTAAGAAGTTATCTAATTTCACACTTTGAACTTACATTCTGAGAAATCGTATCTGCCTATGATTTTTCTAATTTAGCATATAGGAAAACATATTTTCCATCTGCATTTTTGCATTGTCCATTGCATTACGCCATCGTGTTTGGCTTTTAGCTTTCATCTCGTAATTTTGCTACTGAAATGGTCTTTAACTCATTTCCTGGCAGTTCAACTTCCATGGGATTATTTCATCTTGCTTTGAGCCTCACTTAATTGTATATATAGAATTAGAAGAAAAGACGCTGATGGAGAATCTCGAGAAACTTGTTCAGGTAGTTCAGGCATAATAAGGATCATTCTTCAGTACACACTTTCTGCTAATTTTTGGTGCTCATATTTCATTGACCCATTGTGTATGACAGGAGGAAACATGGGATGTTGAGGAAGGAAGTCAGAATAATGTTCTTTCCAGTAGTATGCAGGTAAGCAACTGCATATTCTGACTTACCTGCATGTTAACACATCATGTCTTCCTAAACAATGCTAAGTATTTTTCTTTTTACAACTCAAGTTGATTGCTTACGTCTTTTTCTAGTTTCCTACAATGGGTACACACTGTTGTTTAGAGAGCAACTATGTGCTTATATTGATTTGCAGATTGTTGCTTAATAATGTATTGCCGGTTATATTTAGTATATTCTTTGTATTGACTTGGTCTTTCCTGTGCTAGTTGTTTCTCATAATCAAGAGAAGCTTAAAGCGATGCAGTGCTCTGACAAAGAGCCAAACTTTATATAATTTGTTCAAGGTATTTTCCTCAAATCTAATCTTGCTTTTTCTTGCATTGCAGTAACATTTATTTTTTCTTGGaatgaaaataatttattcaataataaTGAAAGCTAGGAAGGCTTCATAAATTCAGATGGATGGACATGTTGATTCCTTGatctttgacttacattttgctTTATTTGACAAGAAAACCCCAACTTATCAAGAAGGCCAACCATATCATTCTTTGAACTACTGAACCAAACATATCTGGTTTTGTCTCCATTACTATCCAATACAAGTTTAATCACCATTCACAATTATGATTTCCACAATTCATGGATGGGTCCTATACATTTGAATGGTGATGATTAGTCTATTTGAAAATAATGGATAAAGCCGCCAAAGATTCAAGATCATTATGTGCATAATTTCCATTGTAGAAGAAAGTTCTGTTGGTGCTTTTTCTGGTTAGATTAAACTCTTACCTGTCAAGAACTATATACAAGTGATCTTAAGGATCAGAACAAATTATGAGGGAAAAACTTGAGGTGGTTGGTTAATGCAGTCCTAAATAATCTCTCCATCCTCAGGTGTTTCAAAGAGTCCTCAAAGCCTATGCTACAAAGCTTTTTGGGAGACTGCCGAAGGGTGGTACAGGGATTGTTGCTGCAGCCACTGGTATGGATGGGCAGATAAAGGTATAGTCTCAGTGTGATAACCTTTGAGGTGTTTGTGTAAACTCTATGCCAAATGCTAATGTTTTATTTTGCATTTATTGGCAATGTTTGACAGACATCTGACAGGGACGAAAGAGTGATCTGCTATATCGTAAATTCATCTGAATATTGCCATAAAACGGTCAGTTTCTCTAATCATGGCTTCCCTGGTTACCAAATATTGGAATGTACTACTACCATTTTATTCCTTGTGCCTGCTTCTATGTGCATGCCATATCATTTATTCATATCAAAGAATTATGGGTACAATAGGAAGTAAAGGGTATTGGCTTTCTTTGTGATTTACTATGGGTGAATCAGAGCCAGGAGCTTTGATGTCTGTTTTGCTTAGTTTAAGCATCATAAAACTGCTGCATAGCTACTGCATGTGTGAATGATTAGGCAGCAGTCATTAATTTTGATGTAGTTCTGTTTCATCTTCATTCTTCAACTATTTAATGGTATCATAATCTACCAGTTCGTTTTTTTTCCCCTAAACAAGTTAGAATCTTGGTCTCACTGATGTTTGAGGTAGGGTAACTTCACTGCATTGAGCATCATAGCAATATTAAACATTTCAAGCAGGCGGTTGTTGAATATGCTGTTATTCTTATAGACGAACTTAGATTCATGCTTACATTGATAATGAAAACTGATTTTAGAGTTTTAGTAACCCACATCTACTTTTTCGACAGTCTGGTGAACTGGCTGAAAGTGTATCCAAAATCATCGATTCTCAATTCGCAGACCGGGTGGATATGTCTGAAGTGCAGGTATTGCTTACTTCATAACAAATTCATTTTGCAACATTGCTTCTGTTGGTTCTACAAGGTCTTGCTATTTTACAGGATGAATTTTCAGCGGTTATAACCAAATCTTTAGTAACCTTGGTGCATGGCCTGGAAACTAAATTTGATGCTGAAATGGCTGCAATGACCCGTGTTCCATGGGGTACCCTTGAAAGCGTTGGGGACCAATCAGGGTAAGATGCATTcctttttagattttaatttcACCCAGGCTAGGTTCAACTTTTAAAAGCAATCTCATTGTCTTTGTGGCAGATATGTCAATGGCATAAATATGATCCTTAGCAGTAGCATTCCTGTACTTGGGAGCCTTCTTTCACCTATTTACTTCCAGTTCTTCTTGGACAAGGTAAATACCAGAAAAGAGGGGTCTTGCACTATGTCTCTTAACATGGTTTTCTCTTactattttccttttcttctctCTTTCCTTTTGTAGATATATATTTTGTGCAACTTGCTTATTGCTAATTCTTGCAGCTTGCATCATCGGTTGGCCCCCGGTTCTACATGAATATTTTCAAATGCAAGCAGATATCAGAAACTGGAGCCCAGCAAGTACTTTTCACATATTGTTTCTCTCAGTTTCCTTCTTGCTATTCTTGTGGTTATGTAATACTAATATTGCCATTACCTCTATTACTATATCTATTTTGTGAATATTAGCATACAAGGCAAGGTCAATTGAGATGTTGATACTTAGTTGTTTATGTCTTTGTGGTGTGCGCTAACTTGTTGTACTTATAACGACCGTGTATCAACATTTGAATGTAATTGAATGGCTTCTGATAacaaaaatggaatttggaataaTTGATACCGGAGCATTGAAGTATATTAATGTATAAAACTAATGGTATATTGTATTGCAGATGCTGTTGGATACTCAAGCTGTAAAGACAATTCTTTTGGAAATTCCTTCACTTGGTCGACAGGTGAGTTATGCATTCAAATGAATACTCATGATTATCTGTTCGTCTACTGGTTGTTGCATGTGAATATTCTAGTTATCCAGGTTTAAGGCCTTTCTATTTCCCTTATTTAGCAGTTGAGTGTCACATATGATGCTGCAGTTAGCTCTTACTGACATAACTCATGGTTTTGCATCTCTGTTTTCGGCAAGGCTGCATCACCTTTTAGTTGTGGAGTGTGCATATTCATGAAATCACGCTTCTCACAGCTCTTATTGAATTCATTTgctattttgaaatttcaataacTAATCCACTCTCACTGCGGAAAAAAAGTTGATGTTGGAAAGATGCGTGACattgtatattttattatttaaaaggaCACTACTGTATTATGGACCCATTGAAGCGGGCCCTCTGGTCTCTGGTACACAAATTGTAAAGATGTGGTTTATGCTTGAAAACTTATCGTTCAATTGGTTTACACCCCTTCATTTCGGTACTCTATTTGTTTTGCAATTTCAATAATGAAGTTACCTCTGGTATATACGTAAGCATTTGTTTCCATTTGCATTTTCATGATCATCCTTTCTCCTTTTTTGCAAGACAAGGAGAAATTGAGGGTGCAAAAAGGAAAGAACTGATAAATTTTTAACTTCTATTGGCAGACATCTGGTGCTGCtggctattcaaaatttgtaAGTAGAGAGATGAGCAAAGCTGAAGCACTTTTGAAGGTTTGTGACAAAAAGTCTGGTCAGCTCTTATTCTATCAGGTTATGGCCATCTATCATAATACACCTTTGCTCCTTATCATTACCCAGGTTATACTATCTCCTGTTGATTCGGTTGCGGATACATACCGGGCATTGCTACCAGAGGGAACACCAATGGAGTTTCAGCGAATTCTAGAGCTTAAGGTGAAGTTGACTTTGatttcagttttagctgaatgtCAGCTTGAAGTTCAGTATATCATTAAAATGATTCAATAACTTTTCTAgagtaaaaacttaaaaatttcatGAGCAGGGCCTCAAGAAATCGGACCAACAAAGTATCTTAGATGACTTCAACAAAGGTTCGCCAGCAATCTCACGACCTTCTAGTGCAGCACCAGTTGGGCAATCGATGGCACCAGCCCCACCTGCCAGTACAGTTCCAGCCATTTCAAATCCCGCTTCAGCTGGATTTATTGCTTCTCGGGAAGATGTGCTAACAAGAGCGGCTGCTCTTGGACGTGGTGCTGCGACAACAGGGTTCAAGAGGTTCCTTGCTTTAACCGAAGCTGCCAAGGACCGTAAAGATGGACCTTTCAGAAAGCTCTTCAATGCATGAGTATTGCAAATATTCCTGTGTTATATTCTCTTCTCTCTTTTTGGCATGTTTCTTTTATAACCTTTTTTCTTCCCCCTCCCCCcctctttttttctttcataCAATTTTGCATTAGAAAACAAAATGTATTATGATGTCAAAGGTGGAGCAGGAGCAGCATTTATTCTTTTTTTAGTTATGAGCTTTAGTAACAGTAAAAAGAATTCCTAACTCCCAAGATTTTCAACATTGGACAGCGATTTGAAAGGGTTAACAATATTCTCTATGACGCGGCCGATGCTAAAACGCCGTACGCTATCTATGAGACACGGAATAGTTGTTGATTCTAGTGTTGACTGTTGAGTAGGTGTGTCAACATTAAAGTTGTCAAAAGCTCAAGTTCTATTTTAAATTAAAGACTCAAAAATAAAGATTTGAATTTCTACTTTGAGTTCGGTTgaattttatttgtaaattattttaaatcaaaataaggCTCAAATTGTTCAAATTCAATTCTTCTTTTATAAttagtaattagtaaaaataaatttgattttgatgttttatttaaaacatacccaattttgaatttaaattgagacttttttcttttttattttgtataCAAAACTTACTTTTTACTTGTAATCCCTCTCAGAAAAATGTGTTTAAGCACATTTGAATTCAGATGTTCTTAATTCTAGCAATGATGTACACCTTAATTCTTGTAATAGCAATGATGTCAATTGTGGTAAAGTTCAACTGATAATTTAATTgagattttttatattaattaaaacaaaaaataaatagaataagtCCTCAAAGTACTGAGTCAAGTACGAAATCTTCCCTTCtattcaaaaagaaagaaaagagcaatgtcaattaaataattatttagatAAATAAGGTAAAATTTGATAATTATGTAGAAAAAAGGAGGAACAAGTAGAGGCTAAAGGAATATAgatatcaaatttttattttagctttttagttgtattttaattaattataaattgatTCTCGGCGTTTATAATGTTTTCAAATCTATATTTTAACTATAGTAGCCAATGGTGTTAACTATTTTGATttattaatgatattataaagtagAAATCAAATTATGTGAAGTTAAATTACATGGACTGAATATCAAATATAAGAGGTAAAATCAAGGTTTTCAAATTAATTGATTTCGTAGAATGAAATGTGAgaattggatttatatttttaaaatataaagtaTAACGTGTTTCAGGTGTACATTAAATCCGATATAATAAGATGACTTTCTACTTTTCTAAATATTAAAAGTAGTAGCTTATAAAGCTTGATTTTATAAAGCGAATTGTCCCATACTACTATAATAGGATTTTTGGTTGAATTTCCTAGACGCCTATTTGCAAACAAGGAACCAAGGTCCTACTGCCAAATGGTGGGCATCGGAACCAGGCTCTAAATATGGCGCTGCCTCTTCCAAACTTGAAGGGGCATTGTCAGCTTGGCCAATTGCGACCTGCCATCAACCTAACCTTATTAGTAGATCGTTGGATTGTTGGCCCAGGAAAAGAGATTTTCTGTTCTTGCCGCAAGCAAGACCCTGGTTAGGGACATGAACCTGCACATGATTGGATTAGGTAATTGTGGGTGTGTGTTTTTGGCTGGTGGAGAATCAAGTATGCTTCATCCCTTCATATTTTGCATGAAAAATATATGGTCATCAATATGTGTTGACGGTAGTGGTTTATTTTCATTAATCCAACGCTTCATAtcattttgctgttttatgatttTCATGACAAAGATTCCCCATACCATGCTAGGGTCAATGAAACCACGAGGAACAAACTTTTTGAACAATCAAGCGTGGCCGCCCCACCCCAAGAAAGAAAAAtcagaattaaattataaaattttaaaaaaagtcaaaaatcaatagtattttactaatttataatttttcaaaacacattttataaaatttatcataacTGTTCTATAGTGGTTGTTTCAAGGATTTCCAAGCATTCAAGAATGAAGATACATAATGGTTACCATCCAAGCATCCAAGAAGAAAGTGGAAGAAAGCCAATATTGTGAGAAACCCGCAACTCCCAACTCTTGTTTATGTAAAGAGAGGAGGCGCATGGGCATAATAAGAGAAATCCCAGTAGCAGAAGCAGCAGCCCACAAAGTTTTGGTTGAAGAATTGGACGATGCCATTGACTCCATCACGGGTCGCCCACTCACCGGCTCATGGGTGTGGGACTCCGCCCTTGTTTTGTCCCGCTGGGTGTCCACCCACCTCAATTTTCAAGGCAAGTCTGTCCTTGAACTCGGAGCTGGTGCTGGTCTCCCTGGCTTGACCGCAGCTCTGCTTGGTGCCACCCGAGTTGTACTCACTGATGTCCAACAGCTCCTCCCAGGCCTCTTAAAGAACGTTGAAGTTAACGGCTTTACAGacaaagtggaagtgaaacaactGGTTTGGGGATCGGACGACAGTGGAATAACGGAGTCAAGCACGTTTGACATAGTTTTGATGAGCGACGTGTTCTTTGATTCAGAAGATATGATTGGATTGGGTAAGACGCTCAAAAGAGTCTGTGGAGAAGCTACGCAAGTTTGGGCCGCCACAGAAATGAGGCCATGGACTATTGAATGCCTGGATCAGTTGATGGCTCAAGGCTTCCAAGTGGTTGAGCAAGAAACGAGTCAACTCAGTGTTCATGCAGCAGTACAAGATTCTAATACCTTCTTTGCCATCTTTCAAATCAAGCCAACACTTGCAGAGAATTCCCAGCCTTGACCAGCACCTCTTTTAAATGCATGGTCAGATTCTGCTGCTATTAGTAGTGTCTATAGTTCTTGTGGTTTCTACTACTAAAATTTTAACTTGGTTAGATCCTATTAATTCTGCACCATACATAAAAGtcgtaaaataaaattaattcatgttTTTCAATTATACATTAACCCATTTATTTcatataattttcaaatttaacaAACTTACAACattatacatataataatatatttaccacatcaaaataacaaattttaattaaaaacttgAAATTAGACAAAAACAATAAAAGTGAACAATTTAAAGTAATTGAAGTAAAACTCACGCTACAAGCTATATTCTTCGATGAAACATTGAATGCTAAATCTCATCAAGACAAGAGACAACTATTATATCATTAACAATGATGCCAAGTCAAACAAACCCCAATTTCTCACATTTTATATGATAATGTCTACAAGCACTAGAAAAACACTTTCTAACATATCGCCATCATTTGCTAACAATAGTTTAAGAGTAATGTATAATTACATGTCAGGAAGAGCTGAAAGGATCAGGCGATTTTCCCCAGCATGCTGTACAAAAATTTTCACCTGTATCTGCTTTCTctgtatcatcatcatcatcatcatcatataaTGAATGGGTTTATTTGTCCCAGTAATTCAAACAAACCCACCTGCCCTCATTTTATCATCAAACCCTTTCAACAAAACCTTATCATGTAAatgctctttcttttttttttccaaaaacaatGCAACACTTCCAAGTAGGTATTTGGGGTTATCCTTTTCTTTCTCAGCACTGGATGTACCGCCCGTGTTCAAACAACTCCCCTTAATGATATAATCCTTACTCCAATTATATTTATTCCCCATCAACTGGAATCATCTTACAGGTTACGAACAGGAAGTTAACTGACCTGGCAAACATTTTGCACTTGAGAGAAGGATATATTTGGGCAT
Above is a genomic segment from Gossypium arboreum isolate Shixiya-1 chromosome 8, ASM2569848v2, whole genome shotgun sequence containing:
- the LOC108470053 gene encoding vacuolar protein sorting-associated protein 53 A, with the translated sequence MDKMSTLEYINQMFPTEASLSGVEPLMQKIQSEIRRVDAGILAAVRQQSNSGTKAKEDLAAATHAVEELTYKIREIKTKAEQSEMMVQEICRDIKKLDFAKKHITSTITALHRLTMLVSAVEQLQIMASKRQYKEAAAQLEAVNQLCSHFEAYRDIPKITELREKFKSIKQILKSHVFSDFSSLGTGKESEETNLLQHLSDACLVVDALEPSVREELVNNFCSRELTSYEQIFEGAELAKLDKTERRYAWIKRRMRTNEEIWKIFPTSWLVPYRLCIQFCKKTRKQLEGILDNMKEKPDVATLLMALQRTLEFEDELAEKFGGGTQSREIGNEIEEIGRQNNSQSASDIRKKYEKKLAAHQGSENEEKDGNKDLSAPGAGFNFHGIISSCFEPHLIVYIELEEKTLMENLEKLVQEETWDVEEGSQNNVLSSSMQLFLIIKRSLKRCSALTKSQTLYNLFKVFQRVLKAYATKLFGRLPKGGTGIVAAATGMDGQIKTSDRDERVICYIVNSSEYCHKTSGELAESVSKIIDSQFADRVDMSEVQDEFSAVITKSLVTLVHGLETKFDAEMAAMTRVPWGTLESVGDQSGYVNGINMILSSSIPVLGSLLSPIYFQFFLDKLASSVGPRFYMNIFKCKQISETGAQQMLLDTQAVKTILLEIPSLGRQTSGAAGYSKFVSREMSKAEALLKVILSPVDSVADTYRALLPEGTPMEFQRILELKGLKKSDQQSILDDFNKGSPAISRPSSAAPVGQSMAPAPPASTVPAISNPASAGFIASREDVLTRAAALGRGAATTGFKRFLALTEAAKDRKDGPFRKLFNA
- the LOC108469255 gene encoding uncharacterized protein LOC108469255, giving the protein MVTIQASKKKVEESQYCEKPATPNSCLCKERRRMGIIREIPVAEAAAHKVLVEELDDAIDSITGRPLTGSWVWDSALVLSRWVSTHLNFQGKSVLELGAGAGLPGLTAALLGATRVVLTDVQQLLPGLLKNVEVNGFTDKVEVKQLVWGSDDSGITESSTFDIVLMSDVFFDSEDMIGLGKTLKRVCGEATQVWAATEMRPWTIECLDQLMAQGFQVVEQETSQLSVHAAVQDSNTFFAIFQIKPTLAENSQP